ATCCAGTGGGAGGCTCTTCTAAGCTCAGGGCCTATGTGCCTGTGAAACCCTTGGGTTAGGGGGACGCTGCAGGGGAGCAGGTGCACAGGTCAGAGCACCAGCTGCATaggcagcccctgccccagggccaggaTTCTAAGCTTCAAATCAGTAACACCAGCTGCTCCCCAGCACCTGCTCTGGTGCGGCCCTGAGCTCCCAGGtcccctgtgctctgcctctTAGAACGGGGCTGTGGTGGGACAAACCCACCGTAAGGGGCACCTGTCACACATCAGCTTGATGGATGTGTTCCACACGTCTACATCCGGGAgccctgcttcccgcccccagCGGCCCCGCCCCCTCACCACACCCTGCCGCCTGCCTGCCTGCAGGTGATGCTGGAGCAGATGCAGGGCGTCGTGCGTCTTGAGCTGTCAGGCTGCAACGACTTCACTGAGGCAGGGCTGTGGTCCAGCCTGAGCGCGCGCATCACCTCACTGAGCGTCAGCGACTGCATCAACGTGGCCGACGACGCCATTGCGGCCATCTCACAGCTGCTGCCCAACCTGGCCGAGCTGAGCTTGCAGGCCTACCACGTGACGGACACGGCGCTGGCCTACTTCACAGCACGCCAGGGCCACAGCACGCACACGCTGCGCCTGCTCTCCTGCTGGGAGATCACCAACCACGGCGTGGTCAACGTGGTGCACAGCCTGCCCAATCTCACTGCGCTCAGCCTCTCTGGCTGCTCCAAGGTCACCGACGACGGCGTGGAGCTCGTGGCCGAAAACCTGCGCAAGCTGCGCAGCCTTGACCTTTCGTGGTGCCCGCGCATCACCGACATGGCGCTGGAGTACGTGGCCTGCGACCTGCACCGCCTGGAGGAGCTGGTGCTGGACAGGTGCGCGCGTGCCCCACCCACGGGACAGGTGGAGGGCACgactggggcggggcggggcaagGCCGGCGAGAGcgtctaagcagggagcctagaTTAATGGGCAGAGCTGTAGCGCGAGCGGCGCTGCAGAGCCATGAGGCTGGGTTGAGGGGCAGGCCCTCCCAAGCCCGGGGCCCAGAGTGCGCTGTAACTACCAGGCGCCAGGGTAGGGGCGGGGGCCTGGCGGGGGCAAGGCCGTGGCAAGGGAGGGGCTATCATAAGccctgcggggggcgggggggaacgCCCGGGAAAGGAGGAAGGGCTCGGAAATGACGGGCGGCGCAAGGTGATCTGAAAGCGGGCTGCGCCCCTCTGTCGCCCCCACAGGTGTGTGCGCATCACGGACACTGGCCTCAGCTACTTGTCCACCATGTCGTCCCTCCGCAGCCTCTACCTGCGATGGTGCTGCCAGGTACCGGCCTTCCCCGCCTCCGAAGACTGGGGAGTAGGCAAGGGGAGGTGGGAGACCCGGGCAAAGCCCCTGCCCAGGCAACCCACCGACCTACTCCCGGCCCCCTCGGATCCTGCGAGGAAGCGTAGGATCCCTCCCCACCCAGCGGGCGACGTAGGCGGGGCTTACGGACTCCCCGCAGACCTCACCACCACTCCCCAGCAGCCTCCTGGCTCCTCCGGAAGCCGAGAAACCCCCGTTTTGAGCCCCGCCACCTGCCCCTCCAGCAGCTCCCGGCCTCAAGGCCCAAGGCCTGTCCCAGCAGTGGGCTCCCCCGCAGGCGCGAGCGGAGCTCCTTAACGCGCCCCGCCCTCCCGCCCAGGTACAGGACTTCGGGCTGAAGCACCTCCTGGCCATGAGGAGTTTGCGTCTCTTGTCTCTGGCAGGTGAGACCCCCACCAGCCCACTACCCCGTCCCCAACTTACTCGACTCCGCCAGCCCTGCCGGGCCCCTCGCGGTGAATCCCACCTGGAGCTCTGTCCCAGGGTCCCATGGCCAGGTCCGGACGGAGACGCCCGGCGAACCCCGCCCCCCGCGGTGCGCTCGGGGGGCCCCGCGCGCTCAGACGCCGCCCCGCCTCCCGCCCGCTGCAGGCTGCCCGCTGCTGACCACCACGGGCCTGTCGGGTCTGGTGCAGCtgcaggagctggaggagctggagCTGACCAACTGCCCCGGGGCCACCCCCGAGCTCTTCAAGTACTTCTCGCAGCACCTGCCCCGCTGTCTCGTCATCGAGTAGCGcgggcctccccacccccggaGCAGGAAGCCGCCACGCTCCGGGCGGGGACGCCTTTTCCCGGCCCTCGCGTCCCCGGCCCGGCGCGGGAGGCAGGGCGAACCCAGTGAAAgcgccccccgcccgcgcccctCCTGGCCCCGCCCGGGCAAGGGGGGGGCGGCGGGTGGGCCCAGTcccacgcacgcacgcacactcgGGGACTCTGTGCATGCCCCTCGTGCCCGCACTGCACGCCCGCCCTCCACCGCACCACAGCCGCCTCCATCTTTCGTTGACCCTCTGGGGGGTAGGCAGGGGCCGGCTCCGTCCTGGGGGCGCTTTTAGCTCTCCTGACGGCCCCCCTTACTGCCTTCCCCACCACACCCTGCTCTGTCTCCCTCGCTCTCCCCCCCATCTTGGGCAGGGCCCAGAGGGATTGAGGGGAGCTGGGTCCCCCAGGACACAGGGGCCAGAAGAGCCCCAAGGGCTTCCCGCATCTTCCACTGCACCGCGCCTGGAGCCCTCGGAGGGGTGCGAGGGGGAACAGGCCACCGCCAAAGCCATGGCCCGCCAAGGAGCCCAAGTcccccctgcccttgccccactACATGCCAGCCTGACCCAAGAGACCTCCCCTCTTCCTTGCTGCTGTAGGAGGCAGCCCCCTgcttgccccaccccccacctgcagGCCTACAGGTCCTTGGGCCAGGCTAGGGAAGAACTGTGTTTGAGGGAGGGACAGACTAGCTGATCTTGCTATAATCAACGTTAACCAAGCTGGCTGTAGCTTACCTCAAccggaggggtggggggcgtggggggatACAACCACCTTGAGCGACCCTCAGGCCCGGCAGGCCTTGCACGCAGTCCTGATGGACCCCAACCACAGCCCCTATAGCCAGCCAGGCCCAGCCTCCTCAGTGCCACACTGTATCCTGCGTGGGTCTCTGTCAAGTGGAGGCTAGACAAATGGGCCCCAGCCAAGGCCCAGCCAGCAGGTCCAGTCTTACAAGTGGCCAACACACCCCCAGCACCCAGCGGAGGGAGGGCTCCTTTCTagctgcctgcctcccctccccagcttcccaAACCTCTGCCTGCCTGGGTGGGCTCTGGCCATGTTCTGTCCAGTCCCAAGACAATGCAAGCCCTGGGGAGACGCTGGCACATCTTGGCAATTgctgaggagggggctgggaCCCCTACCCATCCCAACATTGAGCCCCAGGAAGTACGGTGCCCACACCCAATcttgggacccccccccccatctggtTGGAAGAAAGTAACTAGTTtccagagagccagagagtgagagagagagagcgagagagagcgagagcgtgcGAGCGAGAGATGCTGTTGAAGCAGAGGAAGAGTTCAACAGCCCAAAGATTTCCCAGTCCTGGAGTGCCCTCGGGAGGCTCCGGGGCCGAGATGGTCAGGAGCCAGTTTCTTCAGCCCCTCCTCCGCACAGCTCCCTAGTGGGGAGGAGGCAGCTGTCCGTTTGTCCAAAGTATTATTGCAACTGCAACGACTGTAGGAGGAAAAAttaaggggagagaggaaaacaaacaaaaccaaccaaccccgaaaatcattttcttattgtACATAACGACCTCATTCTCCTGTATATGCGGAAGATATAACCTTATATTTGGTAAGTGTTTCTTGTGCTATTTTATCACGTGacctgtttataaaaatatatattaaaaaagttGTAAAAACACGTGTCTTGAGTTTGGAGGTCATCAGACCACAGCGAGGGAGGGTGTGTCCGCGCGGGGCGCCCCAAGGCTCGGGACTCTTGTGCACCTCTCTGCTCGTCAGACTTAATGGGTCTTTCAACACGCACAGGCCCGGGGCCACAGACAGGAAACACAGCAGTGGCCAGAAGAGAAGGTCCCTAACCTTTCAGGGCTTCTGGGGGAAGTGAATGATGCTGCAGTCATCGCACGTAATATTAACCTCCAAacgcccggctggctcagtcggtgaagcttctgactttggctcgggtcgtggccTCTGGGTCCCGAGATGGACGCCCCTCGCCCCACTCACGCCCGCGCGCTCTCGCTCAAACACGTCCATAAACCTAGCCCAGGCCGCCAGATGGACAAAAATGCGCCCTGCTTCGTGCGTCGGGGACCTGCGCTCACTCCGGAGAGGGCGGGGACGCCGCGGAGCCCGCAGCGCAGCAGGGCAGACTCCAcgccaggcagggaggccccgAAATGCTCTCGGGGTGGCGCCGGCTGCGCGGAGCAGCGGGTCCTACCGGGCCCTGGAGTCTGCGGAGACCCGGGCAGCCGCGAGCCCCGCCTGAGCAAGGGGCCAGCCGCGTGCGTGGGACGGACGAGCAGGACCCAGCGGCCGAGCGCCGCGGAGACCCCCTGCTGGATGCGAGGGCCCAGAGAGGCCAAGGCCTGCAGCGCTGAGCGCACAGCGCGCAGCGGCGGCAGCGCCTCGGAGCTcgccgggcgcggggcgggccCCGGAGCGGCAGCTGAGGCGGGCGTCCCGGGTAGACGGCTGGAGGGATGCGAGGCTCGTTAGGGGGGCTGGGCTTG
The sequence above is a segment of the Mustela lutreola isolate mMusLut2 chromosome 17, mMusLut2.pri, whole genome shotgun sequence genome. Coding sequences within it:
- the FBXL16 gene encoding F-box/LRR-repeat protein 16, with product MSSPGVDGDPKPPCLPRNGLVKLPGQPNSLGAASITKGTPAAKNRPCQPPPPPTLPPPSLASPLPRAALAGGLCPPPGLPLGGPASAPVPGPPVERPPLATDEKILNGLFWYFSACEKCVLAQVCKAWRRVLYQPKFWAGLTPVLHAKELYNVLPSGEKEFVNLQGFAARGFEGFCLVGVSDLDICEFIDNYALSKKGVKAMSLKRSTITDAGLEVMLEQMQGVVRLELSGCNDFTEAGLWSSLSARITSLSVSDCINVADDAIAAISQLLPNLAELSLQAYHVTDTALAYFTARQGHSTHTLRLLSCWEITNHGVVNVVHSLPNLTALSLSGCSKVTDDGVELVAENLRKLRSLDLSWCPRITDMALEYVACDLHRLEELVLDRCVRITDTGLSYLSTMSSLRSLYLRWCCQVQDFGLKHLLAMRSLRLLSLAGCPLLTTTGLSGLVQLQELEELELTNCPGATPELFKYFSQHLPRCLVIE